From Acidianus brierleyi:
TAGAAGATATTCCAGAGCTAAGGCTAGCTCAAGATAATTGGGTTCAACTATATTCTAGAGAAGTATATGGAACTACTGGTAAAGAAATCTCACTAATGGATTTATTGAAATTATCTTTAAGATATAGACCAGACATGATAGTTGTAGGAGAAATAAGAGGTCAAGAAGCATATGTATTGTTTCAGGCTCTGTCTACTGGCCATGGTGGTGCTACAACATTTCATGCCTATGATACTGATAGTGCATTAAAAAGGTTAATGAATGAACCATTAAATATACCTAAAGAATGGGTTCCTATGATGAATATTGTTGTTAACGTTAGAAGACTTCCTGTTTTTGTAGGAGAAAAGTTAGTATTAAGGAGAAGAGTGGTTGGCATAGATGAAGTAGCTGACTATAATGATTTTAGAAGAGTTGTAAATTGGGACGCTAGATCTGATTTTCATAATTTGGATTTGGACAGTGCAAAAGTTATGAGACTAAGAATTGAGGAAATAGGTAAAGGCCTGGATGAAGTAAAACAAGAAATAGACAAACGTGCACTTTACTTAAAGTTATTAGCGGCATCTAAGGATGTTATTCAAAATCCTGAGAGTTATAGAGAAGTAAAGAAGTACATTATTAAATACTCATTAAGGCCAGACGAAGCATTAAAAGAAGCGATGAGAATAACATCTATAAAAATTACTAATGTATAGTAAAATCGATATTTTAGTTTTTACAATTCAAACATGGTTATCGATAACAAGAACATTATCAAGAAAAATGAATATTTATTCAATAAAATATCAAATATAGAAATGATAAAGAAAATATATCTCAAAATCTCAACAGAATTTGGTGTAAGATTATCACTATGTATCTTAGGGGTAACACGCCAAGAGAACTTAACTCTAAAAAACCCTTGGATAAAACCAATCATCGCCGCAAATACTACTATTATCCCACTTAAATCAGCTTCCTTCGGATTTTTGGATGAATAAATTAATAGCGAAAATCCATAAATAATGATTGAAATAATGAATATATATACATTTATAGAATATGGTAATAAGGATAAAAGTATAATAATGGATAGAAAAAGTGAATATACGCCCCATTGTATTACATAGAGGAATCCTTCTAGTCCCTTAATTCCTTTTTTAATTAATTTTAATCCATCTAAAAATAACTCTCCTGAACCATATGCCCAACGTTTTATCTGCATATATAAATCATAATAATTCAATGGCGAAAGGATAGATATCGATGGCTCATCAAAATAATATATTCGTATATTATTAAGAGCTAATCTTATTCCTAGCTCAAGATCTTCTGTAACAACATTTTCCTTCCATCCGCCTATATTAACTAAAATAGATTTTTTTATAGCAAACGCCGAGCCATTAGGAAATATATATAACCCTCTCATGAACCTACCTCTGAATAATGAAGACATTGAAAAATCAGTGAAATATGAATATATTCTGCCTATACCTTGAGCATTTCTAACTTTCAACCTTAATGAAATTACGTTATATTTTAGTAAATACGATACATGTTTCAAAAAATCTTTATCTACTCTTGCTTCTGCATCAAGAAATACTAAAAAATCTCCACTGCTCAAATTTACTCCAAAATTTAATGCACCTGCTTTTCTCCCTGTTGGCACTTCTCTCCTTACTATCTTAAAATTCTTTGGATATGGAATAGATAAATATTTTTCAAATATTTCCTGTTTGTCATCTGAAACTATTATAACCTCATAATTATCATAATCAAGTTCAGAAAGGTTCCTTATTAAATCTCTAATAGTATCTACTTCCTCGTCTTTTATTGCTATTATTATGGATATTTTTTTATTTCTATCATATCCTATCTCAACAATCTTCTTACTGGAAAAATATAATGCCTGTAAAACAAACCATATAGAAGAAATAATTGATGATAATAGCAAAAGTATACTTAAGAAAAAACTCATTCCTTCATTTTCCTCTCTATTGCCTCTTTTATTTTTTCCTTAGCTACTGATACTGTGCCCCAACCAGAAGTTTTCACCCATTTGCCTGGCTCTAGTTCTTTATAATGGTCAAAGAAATGATTTATTTTATCTTTAATAGATTGAGGAAGATCTTCTATATCTCTGATAGTAGAGAAACTTGGATCTATTTTATCCTTAGGAACGGCTATTATTTTTTCGTCCTCTCCTTCTTCATCTCTCATATATAGCATTCCAATTGGACGAGCTTCTACTACTGTTCCAGGATAAAATGGATAATTACTTATTACTAGTACATCAATTGGGTCTCCATCTTCGCCTAAAGTGCCTGGCACAAATCCATAATTAAATGGATAAAACATCGAAGTATAAAGTATTCTATCTACTTTTACAATTTCTTCTTCATCATCATATTCATATTTAATATTTGATCCCATAGGGATCTCTATAAATACGTTCACACTATCTGGTGCGTTTTTGCCTGGACCAACTTTCATTTAAGATCAATAGTAACTTTGAGTATAAAGATTTATATTTATTCATAGTTTTTTTCTATAATATTATTTACAAAATCCTTAATCTTGATTAATGGCTCAGTAGAAACTAGATAGTTTATTTCATCTAAATAACTATTAGCTATTTCTTGAGCATCGTATCCTAGTTTTATATATCGCTTAGCCTGAAGTACAGTAGATAGTCTATCCGATAATTTAGCTATATTAGATTCTAACGTTTTTTTCTCCTTGAATTCTATAAATAGATCTACTCCTACTCCTAATTCCTTAAAAGCTTCTAGTTCGACATCTCTTTTATTTATTTTTTCAGAAGTCCATTTTGGAAAATCTCCTAGAATACTCTCTCCAACGTCGTGAAAAAGGGCTATTACAGCGGCATGATCAGGGTTAACATTAACTCCTTTGTCTTTTAGTTTAGAAGCTATGGTAAAAGCTAGTATTGCCGCTTCAAAGCTATGCGAAGCTACTGTTTCTCCAATGGAAGGCGGAATACCCTTTTGCATCCAACCTGTTCTTACAAGATTTTTACACGATATAAGAAGTTTTTCTAATTGCATTGTCATAATGATTTGCATATATATCCTAAAGAATTTTCCATCTCTTCTAAGCTATTTGTCCAAAATCTTATCATAGCTTCTTTGCCTTTTGTCCCTTTATCGAATATTACCTTAGGAATATTACCGTAATTCGCAGCTATGTATTCTATTATCCATTGCATTGTCTTATTTTCTCCGTGAGCTGGTTCTAAATCCCTGTTAATTTCTATTACTTCGTATCCTATTTCTTTGAATAAAGAAATTATTTTCTCGTCGTATTTTATATTAATTAATGAGTTAGCATTATATCCTTTAGAAATTATAGAAAAAAGTAATCTAGCAGTGTGTGTAGGATTCCCGAAAACAGCAGGAAATCCTACTTTAACATTATTATTCCATGTCTTAACTATTCTTCCTCTGAAAGTAGCAATATCATCAATGCTATTAACATAATTAGAATCTATAGAATGTGCAAAATTAGACTGAACTTCTGGAATTAACTTCCAAAAGTTTTGCGTATTCACTATAAAATCGCCAAATTTTACCATATCTTCTAGAACCTCATATTTCATTATTTCTTTAAGTAAGAAGAAAGGATCTACTGGTCCTATTCCCTTTCCTATCTCAAGACCATAAGCTATAGATCCTTGTAGTAAATCTCTTGCGATTCTTATGGCATCTACAATATTATTTCCTTTAGCGATCTCTGCAGCTATGGCAGATGCAAAAACAGAACCAGTACCATGTGTATTTTTTTCGCTAATTCTTCTATATCCTATTTCATAAAAATCCTTTCCGTCATATAAAACATCAAAGCTGTAGTCTCCTTTTATATGACCGCCTTTTATTATTACGTATGGTACTCCATATATCTCGTATATTTTTTTAGCTGCAATTTCTTGATCATTTTTACTCTCTATTTTAACTCCCGATAGTATAGAAGCTTCTACTGCATTTGGAGTTAAAACTGTAGTATTTTTAATAATGTATTTTTTATAATCTTCTATATCATTAATTAGCTGAGTACCGTCTTTTGCATAAATAACAGGATCTGTAACTATTTTATATTGACGTAACTTGTCATTAATCACTTTAAATTGAGCCGAATTATATAGCATGCCTAATTTAACTGAATCTACTTTAAAGTCCGACAATAACCAAGAAATTTGAGAATCCAAAAGTTCTGAAGAAATTGGAAAAATTTCCTTAATACCTAGAGTGTTTTGAACTGTTATTGCACTTACTGCTAAGATTCCGTGAACGCCTAATATCTCAAATACCTTAATATCAGTTTCTACACCAGCTCCATTTCCAGTATCTATACCTGCAACACTAAGAGCTACTTGCTTTTTCATTCTTCTTCACTCTAGTATTTCCTGCAACTACCCAATATTCTCCGTCATCTCTTATTTCAAGTTTCCATATTCCAGTAGTATGTTTGACTAATTCTATAGCTTCGCCTATAGCATTAATAGCATCTTTTCTACCTTTCCCAATACACATTATCAATATCACATTATCTCCAGGCTTCATGTTATCAATTGCATGAATAATCTTTATATTTATTACATCTTTATATTTATCTATAATATATTTTTCTATTTCATTAATTCTTCTTTGTGTATATGTTTCATATGCTTCGTAATCTAGTTCATAAACTTTATGTGAATCTACTAATCCCTTTACGAAGCCCAAGTAAACAACTAATGAACCTGCTTCTGGTGGTGCAGTTTCTCTAAATTTTCTTATTTCTTCTAAAAAATCGAATTTTCCTCTTATTACATCTCCGCCTGCTGGCGGAGGAAGAAACGCTATTTCGTCGCCATTGCTTATATTTCTTATATTTGTCTCACCGTTAATTAAAATGGCTACCTTAATTCCGTTTACACCATTTTTGACATATTCAGAAAATTTCCTACCGTACTTTTTTTCTAAGTCGTTTATTAGACAATCTATATCACTACATTCAGTAGATAATTCTTCCTCTGAAACTCCAGTAATATCTTTCATAAAGGCAAAGTATTTTATAATTACTTTCAACATTCCCACTCTCTACCAGAATTTATGTTAGTTTATATGGAAGAAGATGATAAACTCTTCGATTTATTAGATCCAAATCTTCAAAGTAACAAAAATACTGAAATAATAAAGAAATTGAACGAAATAGAATTCATGGTTAGATCTTTATTACAACAAAGGAGCAAAGAAGCTAGAAGCAATAGTTTATGTGAAAATATATTGGAAAAAACCTATATAATAGTTAATCGAAGAATTAATGAGAATACAAATCCTAACCTATTTATATTAAGAATAGATAACAATAATTATTTGATAACATTTAAAGATACAATTGAACTTTTATACTTTTATATGAAACTAGGAGACAAAATAGAAGATGAAATTCCTAAAAGATTATATCCATTATTTAGTTTTCTAAAAAGAAACGGATTAATTTATCTTGATAGAGAGACAAAGGAGTATAAACTAACTTGAAAATGCTATATCCCCTATTAAATCCCTTATAACTTTCTCTTCTATAACTTTTTTTAGAATTTCTAATAGAGCATCAGAAAATTCCTTTTTAGATACGAGATCTCTTGCCTCAAATTCCAGTTTTGAAGATTCTAAAATCTTTTTTAATAATTCTTCTACTAATGTTAGTATATTTTCTGCTTGTATTGCCTCAATATATCTACCAATTTTTTCTTCCAATAAAACATTATCATTAATTAAACTTTTAAAGAAATTTTTGATATTATCATTCTTTAGTACGTTAGATCTAAAATCTGTTGTAAATCTTTTCCTTACTATAGGTATTGTTAACAATATAAAATAATTTCTACCACCTACTATCCATGTCTCAACTTTTTCAGCTATATCATCAACAGATTCTAATGCTGACTCCCTTAGTGATGTTAACATCACCTCTACAATTTCAGTATCAGAAACTTGTACATTATTATCTCTTTTTTCAGTATTTTCTTTTAAAAATGTAGAATAAACAGATCTGGTACCAAATTTCCATGTAGAGAAAGGACATATAGTTAGCATATCTTTCCTCTTTAATGGAATAGATTGCCCTTTATAAGCAGTAAAAAATAATCCCGCACACTCTTTATCCGAACCTTTAATGCCAAGTTTCTGAGCCCAACATCCTGCATGGAAATCAATATTAATGAAAGGCCTTATAACATCGAAAGCTAAGATCCCTCTATCTCCACTAAGCGTATTATAAACATACAATCCTTCAGGACACATAAAGTATACTCCCTTAGCTCCATATTTTTTCTTCATCTCAATAATCTTTGATACGTCTAATTTTGCCCCTTCAATATTTCCTGAAATATATTTATCAAAACCGCAACAGAGATTATCTATAATTCTAACTCTAGCTGAAGTAGATATTTTACTGCCGTTTTCTAAGAGAAAATCTAAGAGTCCTTCTACTCCCATTGGATCATATTTGTATGAACAACCTATAAACAATAAATAAGGAGGTTGACTTTTATATTTTTCATCTATTTTTGCCTCTAAATCCTTTATTCTAAAACTAACCGGCTCTAGCGATATAGAAACGTTTTCTTTTACGGTGCTTAAAGAAGGTAATATTTCAGTTATTTGCGATATATTTATACCTTCTGGACATGAATCTTCGCATTCCTTACAGCCAAAACATATTTCAAAATTATTTTCTCCAGTTATCATTCTATTGAATTTTCCTAATGGAGAGTAAATTAGATTATTAGTAATCCTAAAAGAAGTACAACTTTCTAAACATAAACCACAATTAACACATCTTGACGCATCAATATATTTATCTTTTATTTTCTCAAAGTTTTTAGGTATTCTAACAGATTTCTTATATTTTTCAATAATAATTTTATGAATAGTATCATATTCTCTTAAAGATGGGAAAGGCAAAACATTAGGATGTTTCTTCAAAAATTCAAACGTTTTATCTAATTCGTCCTCTTTTATATTTCCACACATGACAAAAAATTTTGATGGACTATTGAAACGTATTTCATATCCAAGATATAGCATCCCAGGAAATTCTTTAAGCGATTCTAAAGTAGTAGATCTTAAACATATAGGAATATATCCTTTTTTTATAATTTTTAAAGATTTATCAAAAATAGATTTAATTAAATCTTTAGTATATACTGTATTATTTTTTTCTTTAACAAATGACTTATAAAGAATAGGAATATAGTATCTTTTTTCTCCATCTATGATTAAACTAGACCATGCAAATTGATTTTCGGTGGATGATTCTATTAACTCACTATAATTAACTACAGTAAGTCTAGAGTCTTTTTCAGTATTTTCATAGATATTTTTCTTAAATTTTGGAAATCCAAACTTATAACTACCGAATCCAGAGCCATTAGTTGCAATAAAACCGCCAACACTCCCCCTAGGATATAATGGGAATACTGCTGGATAATAATCCTCCTTTTCTAAGACATTTATTAATTCTTCAAAAGTAGCGCCAGACGCTGCAGTAATTATGGAAAAATTTTCAGATCTGCTTTCAAATTTTAATATAGAACCGTCATCCAATCTTTTTTTAGAAGTAACTATTTTTGGCCTCAAAAACTTCAAAACACTACCGTCCATAGAAGTTGCTCTACCTAATACAATTTCATGCTCTTTTTCATCCATATACTTTTTCAATGATGAAACATCCATAGATACTAGAGCTCTACTAAATATTGATGCGTCTAAGATCAAATATAATCACCATATCTTCAATCAAACATAAATTAAACTTTTATATTGTACCATAATTAATGATTGAGACACACATACCAATAAGTATTTCCGGTATATGGTATCCAGAAGTGTATAAAGAAGCTAAATTTTCTGGTTCAATAGGTCTTTCCCTCGTATTAGAACCTTATACTATTTTTGAAATAAGAAAATCTGAGTCACCAGAAGTATATATTAATGGATTAAAGATAAATTTCCCTAATTTATTAATATTAAAAAAACTTGGCAATCTGCAAATACAAGGTATAGCAAAAGTTCCATTAGGTTATGGCTACGGTTTAAGTGCGTCTATAAGTCTTGCATATGCTTTAGGAGCATACGAGATTTTTAATATAAAAAAGAATATAGCACTAGAAACTGCTCATGAAAGTGAAGTAATAACTAACAATGGCTTAGGTGATATTATATCTCAATATTATGGCGGAGGATTAATATATAGGAAAAAACCTGGTGCTCCAAATATTGGAGAGATTGAGATTATTAATGTTGATTGGCATAAAATATTTTCTAAACCTATAGAAAGGCTTTCAACTAGTTCTATAATAAAACCAATAAAAGAAGCAAAAATGCTTATTGATGAATTCCTAAGAGAAAGAACGCTTGAAAAATTTTTTGAAGTTTCCAGAAAATTTACAGAACTTTTAGGATATAGTTCGCCCTATCCTCTTTCTTTTAGGAAAAAAGGATTAATAGTAAAAATGGATAAACCAGAAGAGGGAGAATGGATAGAACACAACCCAGCAAAACATGGAGCTTACGTGATATGATACCAAAGAATCATCCAAGGAGAGAGTCTTTACTACTTAGAGAAAAGTTAGTAGAAGCATTAGAAAACAATATATTAGTTCCACAAGGCTTAATAGCGCATGGAAGAGGAGAATGTTTTGATTACCTATTGGGAGAGAAGACTCAATATTTTGCTGACGATGCTGAGAAAGTAGCCGCAGCGATGTTATTAATAGCTAAAAATCCAGTAATATCTGTAAACGGAAATATGGCGGCTCTGGTGCCAGAAAGCATAGTTAAACTTTCTGAAGTAACAAATTCAAAAATAGAAGTAAATCTTTTCTATAGGGATGAGAAAAGAATAGACGCCATTTCAGACGTTCTGATTAAGAATGGAGCTAAAAATGTTTTAACTGAAGGTAATGCAGTTATTCCAGAATTGTTCAGTGAGAGAAGAAGAGTAAACAAAGAAGGAATATTTTCCGCAGATGTAGTACTTTTAGCTATGGAAGATGGAGATAGAACCGAGGCATTAATCAAAATGAACAAAAAAGTCATTGCAATTGATCTTAATCCTCTATCTAGGACATCTCTCACAGCTACTATTACAATAATTGACAACGTGATAAGAGCCATCCCTAATATAATAAATTATGCTATGGTATTGAAAAAAGAGAATCCAGATGAGCTAAACTATATTATATCTCAATATAATAATAAGAAAATTATATCAGAATCAATGAAATTTCTAAGTGATAGACTAGCTCAATTATCTAAAGATCTATAATATTCCTTACTAGGGAACTTGCTATTTCTGACATCATCAATAAAGCTATTTACTGCACTTAGTATTTCGTTATTTAAATCGAGATATTTCTTAGCAAAATATGGAGTAAATTCTCCAAGGCCTAGTAAATCATTTATAACGAGTATTTGTCCATCGCAAAATGGACCTGCACCTATACAAATTGTTGGTACATTAACTTCTCTTGTTATTTTTTGTGCAATTTCAGAATACACGTTCTCGATTACTATAGAAAATACACCAGCACTTTCTAAAGCCTTAGCGTCTTCTAAAAGTTTAGCCTCATCTTTAACAATTTTATATCCACCAATCTCAAGAAATCGTTGTGGAGTAAGACCTATATGCCCCATAACAGGTATACCAGCTTTAACTATTTTACTTATTTTTCCTGAAATTTCTTTTCCACCTTCCAATTTTATTGCATCAGCACCATGTTTAACTAAGATACCCGCGTTTTTAATTGCTGCTTTACTTGAGTATTCATATGATAAGAAAGGCATATCCGCAACAATCAATTGATTGATCTTGGCATTTACTACAGCTTTTAAATGATGTATTAT
This genomic window contains:
- a CDS encoding HD domain-containing protein, coding for MQLEKLLISCKNLVRTGWMQKGIPPSIGETVASHSFEAAILAFTIASKLKDKGVNVNPDHAAVIALFHDVGESILGDFPKWTSEKINKRDVELEAFKELGVGVDLFIEFKEKKTLESNIAKLSDRLSTVLQAKRYIKLGYDAQEIANSYLDEINYLVSTEPLIKIKDFVNNIIEKNYE
- the thiD gene encoding bifunctional hydroxymethylpyrimidine kinase/phosphomethylpyrimidine kinase, producing MKKQVALSVAGIDTGNGAGVETDIKVFEILGVHGILAVSAITVQNTLGIKEIFPISSELLDSQISWLLSDFKVDSVKLGMLYNSAQFKVINDKLRQYKIVTDPVIYAKDGTQLINDIEDYKKYIIKNTTVLTPNAVEASILSGVKIESKNDQEIAAKKIYEIYGVPYVIIKGGHIKGDYSFDVLYDGKDFYEIGYRRISEKNTHGTGSVFASAIAAEIAKGNNIVDAIRIARDLLQGSIAYGLEIGKGIGPVDPFFLLKEIMKYEVLEDMVKFGDFIVNTQNFWKLIPEVQSNFAHSIDSNYVNSIDDIATFRGRIVKTWNNNVKVGFPAVFGNPTHTARLLFSIISKGYNANSLINIKYDEKIISLFKEIGYEVIEINRDLEPAHGENKTMQWIIEYIAANYGNIPKVIFDKGTKGKEAMIRFWTNSLEEMENSLGYICKSL
- a CDS encoding pantoate kinase, with the protein product METHIPISISGIWYPEVYKEAKFSGSIGLSLVLEPYTIFEIRKSESPEVYINGLKINFPNLLILKKLGNLQIQGIAKVPLGYGYGLSASISLAYALGAYEIFNIKKNIALETAHESEVITNNGLGDIISQYYGGGLIYRKKPGAPNIGEIEIINVDWHKIFSKPIERLSTSSIIKPIKEAKMLIDEFLRERTLEKFFEVSRKFTELLGYSSPYPLSFRKKGLIVKMDKPEEGEWIEHNPAKHGAYVI
- the ppa gene encoding inorganic diphosphatase, which translates into the protein MKVGPGKNAPDSVNVFIEIPMGSNIKYEYDDEEEIVKVDRILYTSMFYPFNYGFVPGTLGEDGDPIDVLVISNYPFYPGTVVEARPIGMLYMRDEEGEDEKIIAVPKDKIDPSFSTIRDIEDLPQSIKDKINHFFDHYKELEPGKWVKTSGWGTVSVAKEKIKEAIERKMKE
- a CDS encoding 4Fe-4S dicluster domain-containing protein, which produces MILDASIFSRALVSMDVSSLKKYMDEKEHEIVLGRATSMDGSVLKFLRPKIVTSKKRLDDGSILKFESRSENFSIITAASGATFEELINVLEKEDYYPAVFPLYPRGSVGGFIATNGSGFGSYKFGFPKFKKNIYENTEKDSRLTVVNYSELIESSTENQFAWSSLIIDGEKRYYIPILYKSFVKEKNNTVYTKDLIKSIFDKSLKIIKKGYIPICLRSTTLESLKEFPGMLYLGYEIRFNSPSKFFVMCGNIKEDELDKTFEFLKKHPNVLPFPSLREYDTIHKIIIEKYKKSVRIPKNFEKIKDKYIDASRCVNCGLCLESCTSFRITNNLIYSPLGKFNRMITGENNFEICFGCKECEDSCPEGINISQITEILPSLSTVKENVSISLEPVSFRIKDLEAKIDEKYKSQPPYLLFIGCSYKYDPMGVEGLLDFLLENGSKISTSARVRIIDNLCCGFDKYISGNIEGAKLDVSKIIEMKKKYGAKGVYFMCPEGLYVYNTLSGDRGILAFDVIRPFINIDFHAGCWAQKLGIKGSDKECAGLFFTAYKGQSIPLKRKDMLTICPFSTWKFGTRSVYSTFLKENTEKRDNNVQVSDTEIVEVMLTSLRESALESVDDIAEKVETWIVGGRNYFILLTIPIVRKRFTTDFRSNVLKNDNIKNFFKSLINDNVLLEEKIGRYIEAIQAENILTLVEELLKKILESSKLEFEARDLVSKKEFSDALLEILKKVIEEKVIRDLIGDIAFSS
- the panB gene encoding 3-methyl-2-oxobutanoate hydroxymethyltransferase, with protein sequence MEKVTIKNFLKKKGKDKIVMLTAYDYSITKILGRTQLDGILVGDSLGMAVLGYNSTLPVNMKDIIHHLKAVVNAKINQLIVADMPFLSYEYSSKAAIKNAGILVKHGADAIKLEGGKEISGKISKIVKAGIPVMGHIGLTPQRFLEIGGYKIVKDEAKLLEDAKALESAGVFSIVIENVYSEIAQKITREVNVPTICIGAGPFCDGQILVINDLLGLGEFTPYFAKKYLDLNNEILSAVNSFIDDVRNSKFPSKEYYRSLDN
- a CDS encoding glycosyltransferase family 2 protein — encoded protein: MSFFLSILLLLSSIISSIWFVLQALYFSSKKIVEIGYDRNKKISIIIAIKDEEVDTIRDLIRNLSELDYDNYEVIIVSDDKQEIFEKYLSIPYPKNFKIVRREVPTGRKAGALNFGVNLSSGDFLVFLDAEARVDKDFLKHVSYLLKYNVISLRLKVRNAQGIGRIYSYFTDFSMSSLFRGRFMRGLYIFPNGSAFAIKKSILVNIGGWKENVVTEDLELGIRLALNNIRIYYFDEPSISILSPLNYYDLYMQIKRWAYGSGELFLDGLKLIKKGIKGLEGFLYVIQWGVYSLFLSIIILLSLLPYSINVYIFIISIIIYGFSLLIYSSKNPKEADLSGIIVVFAAMIGFIQGFFRVKFSWRVTPKIHSDNLTPNSVEILRYIFFIISIFDILLNKYSFFLIMFLLSITMFEL
- a CDS encoding MoaD family protein: MLKVIIKYFAFMKDITGVSEEELSTECSDIDCLINDLEKKYGRKFSEYVKNGVNGIKVAILINGETNIRNISNGDEIAFLPPPAGGDVIRGKFDFLEEIRKFRETAPPEAGSLVVYLGFVKGLVDSHKVYELDYEAYETYTQRRINEIEKYIIDKYKDVINIKIIHAIDNMKPGDNVILIMCIGKGRKDAINAIGEAIELVKHTTGIWKLEIRDDGEYWVVAGNTRVKKNEKASSS
- a CDS encoding 4-phosphopantoate--beta-alanine ligase — translated: MDRTQPSKTWSLRDMIPKNHPRRESLLLREKLVEALENNILVPQGLIAHGRGECFDYLLGEKTQYFADDAEKVAAAMLLIAKNPVISVNGNMAALVPESIVKLSEVTNSKIEVNLFYRDEKRIDAISDVLIKNGAKNVLTEGNAVIPELFSERRRVNKEGIFSADVVLLAMEDGDRTEALIKMNKKVIAIDLNPLSRTSLTATITIIDNVIRAIPNIINYAMVLKKENPDELNYIISQYNNKKIISESMKFLSDRLAQLSKDL